The Candidatus Uhrbacteria bacterium genome has a segment encoding these proteins:
- the amrB gene encoding AmmeMemoRadiSam system protein B: MKRLIIPLIALSLALAGLLAYRGQFSGVSFQVSVAEKTEPVSGFTENRNLKPDTYPIDADKFLVPELYESAWSTRFETRACESYRGAIVNHHALASDLIVKVMRELARCRPQTGTVIILSPDHFNAGSAPVTTHRKSYATAGAIVTVDEKSVDRLLEAVPTAGESTVLFDREHGVGVLIPFLHRVLPDASIVPVVIKSSITNAQRAELAKWLEGESKRGNFILVSSDMSHYLDDSVAIKNDEATKQALVDSDINFFSSAKDAFTDNGPAIAATIGALRPKRWLLIDQAISNDYAGSSGFTTTYLVGFWY; this comes from the coding sequence ATGAAGCGCCTCATCATTCCATTGATTGCCTTAAGCCTCGCTCTCGCGGGGCTTTTGGCATACCGAGGGCAGTTTTCAGGTGTCAGTTTTCAGGTGTCAGTGGCAGAAAAAACGGAGCCGGTCTCTGGCTTCACTGAAAACCGAAACCTGAAACCTGACACCTACCCAATCGACGCAGATAAATTTCTCGTGCCGGAACTGTATGAATCGGCTTGGTCAACCCGGTTTGAAACACGTGCTTGCGAGTCCTATCGTGGAGCCATCGTAAACCATCACGCATTAGCTTCCGATCTCATTGTAAAAGTCATGCGCGAGTTGGCTCGCTGTCGACCCCAAACAGGAACCGTCATCATCTTGTCACCTGATCATTTCAACGCAGGTAGCGCGCCCGTTACAACGCATCGCAAATCCTATGCAACAGCTGGCGCCATCGTCACTGTCGATGAAAAATCCGTAGACCGACTCCTCGAAGCAGTCCCAACGGCAGGGGAGAGTACGGTACTTTTTGATCGCGAGCATGGAGTCGGCGTACTGATACCGTTTTTGCACCGCGTTCTACCTGATGCTTCGATCGTTCCTGTCGTCATAAAGTCCTCGATCACCAATGCTCAACGAGCAGAGCTCGCCAAGTGGCTCGAAGGTGAATCCAAGCGCGGAAATTTCATCCTCGTATCTTCGGACATGTCGCATTATCTGGACGATTCCGTCGCAATCAAAAACGACGAGGCTACCAAACAGGCCCTCGTCGATTCTGATATCAATTTTTTCTCCTCGGCCAAAGACGCTTTCACCGATAACGGACCCGCCATAGCCGCCACCATCGGGGCTTTACGCCCCAAGCGCTGGCTCCTGATCGACCAAGCGATCTCCAACGACTACGCAGGCTCGAGTGGCTTCACAACGACCTATCTCGTTGGCTTTTGGTATTAG
- a CDS encoding NAD(P)H-dependent glycerol-3-phosphate dehydrogenase: MSKAPIAILGAGNMASALALNLARHKRPVRLYCIEADVEADMRANRCNAKYLAGHRFPKHVTASPDIAEVLKGAEDIFIAVPSFAVAEVMTLAKPFLGRKIKSIASITKGLDEVTLKPLVMSEANILSSELRNRVCTLGGPAIAKEMAAGSPTGFVIAGREKSVLQRVKKLLETQTVKCATSTDLIGVGMASALKNPYAIALGFCDGLQYPTNAKAMMLAIAVEEMEHVILNAGGHIDTAAGLAGLGDLIVTGMSPHGRNRTYGERLVGAKSKVPSDLGLGTVEGIAATGLAVKLARRLKIKTPLLDTIDRCLRSKHHFEQPFVHYLKHLQLP; this comes from the coding sequence ATGTCAAAAGCTCCGATTGCGATTTTGGGTGCTGGGAATATGGCCTCGGCGCTGGCACTGAACCTAGCTCGTCATAAACGACCCGTCAGGTTGTATTGCATCGAGGCGGATGTGGAAGCGGACATGCGGGCAAATCGATGTAATGCCAAATATTTGGCCGGTCATCGATTTCCAAAACATGTCACCGCATCCCCCGATATCGCCGAAGTGCTAAAAGGTGCCGAGGATATCTTTATTGCCGTTCCATCATTTGCCGTAGCCGAGGTTATGACACTTGCCAAACCGTTTCTCGGACGCAAGATTAAATCGATCGCCAGCATCACCAAGGGACTCGATGAAGTGACATTGAAACCGCTCGTGATGAGCGAGGCAAATATCCTTTCATCGGAATTACGGAACCGCGTCTGTACATTGGGCGGACCTGCTATTGCCAAAGAAATGGCCGCAGGCTCCCCCACCGGATTTGTCATCGCCGGACGCGAGAAATCAGTACTTCAGCGCGTCAAAAAACTTTTAGAGACGCAGACGGTCAAATGCGCAACCTCGACGGACTTGATCGGCGTTGGTATGGCTTCTGCGCTCAAGAATCCCTATGCGATTGCACTCGGCTTTTGTGACGGTCTACAGTATCCGACCAATGCAAAAGCCATGATGCTCGCGATCGCAGTCGAAGAAATGGAACATGTTATTCTTAATGCCGGCGGGCATATTGATACAGCGGCCGGATTGGCGGGTTTGGGAGACTTGATCGTCACCGGCATGAGTCCGCATGGAAGGAATCGTACCTACGGCGAGCGCTTGGTCGGGGCCAAGAGCAAGGTACCGAGCGATTTAGGACTTGGGACCGTAGAAGGGATTGCAGCGACAGGTTTAGCGGTTAAACTTGCGCGAAGACTCAAGATCAAGACCCCTTTACTCGACACGATTGACCGCTGTCTGCGCAGCAAGCACCATTTTGAACAACCGTTTGTCCACTATCTGAAACATTTACAACTCCCCTAG